From one Brachypodium distachyon strain Bd21 chromosome 4, Brachypodium_distachyon_v3.0, whole genome shotgun sequence genomic stretch:
- the LOC100828724 gene encoding probable trehalose-phosphate phosphatase 7 — protein sequence MAQTSVAVVPEVGMAAAATACPCPGPGTLYPYPPPRAGMAVRRTCLRAAQAELGAGLLNGLVESMRASSPTHAKAAAALAAGVDDEHAAWMARHPSALGKFEEIVAASKGKQIVMFLDYDGTLSPIVDDPEAAFMSETMRMAVRSVAKHFPTAIVSGRCRDKVFEFVKLAELYYAGSHGMDIKGPAKSSCGHAKSKAKRVVFQPASEFLPMIEEVHQRLIEETSCVPGAKVENNKFCVSVHFRCVDEKSWGALAETVKGVLRGYPRLRLSQGRMVLEVRPTIKWDKGKALEFLLDSLGFADCADVLPVYIGDDRTDEDAFKVLRRRGQGVGILVSKHAKDTSASYSLQEPAEVMEFLLRLVEWNRLLSRRARLALPPAGVPGRRN from the exons ATGGCGCAGACGAGcgtggcggtggtgccggaggttggcatggcggcagcggcaacgGCGTGCCCCTGCCCGGGGCCGGGGACGCTGTACCCGtacccgccgccgcgagccgGGATGGCCGTGCGCCGGACGTGCCtgcgggcggcgcaggcggagCTCGGGGCCGGGCTGCTCAACGGGCTGGTCGAGTCCATGCGGGCGTCGTCGCCCACGcacgccaaggccgccgcggcgctggCAGCCGGCGTCGATGACGAGCACGCCGCATGGATG GCGaggcacccgtcggcgctgggaAAGTTCGAGGAGATCGTGGCGGCGTCCAAGGGGAAGCAGATCGTCATGTTCCTGGACTACGACGGCACCCTTTCCCCCATCGTTGACGACCCGGAAGCCGCCTTCATGAGCGAGACG ATGCGGATGGCCGTGCGCAGCGTGGCCAAGCACTTCCCGACGGCGATCGTGAGCGGCCGGTGCCGCGACAAGGTGTTCGAGTTCGTGAAGCTGGCGGAGCTCTACTACGCCGGCAGCCACGGCATGGACATCAAGGGCCCGGCCAAATCCTCTTGCGGCCACGCAAAGTCCAAG GCTAAAAGAGTTGTCTTCCAACCAGCAAGCGAGTTCCTGCCCATGATAGAAGAG GTGCATCAACGCCTCATCGAGGAGACGAGCTGCGTGCCCGGTGCCAAGGTGGAGAACAACAAGTTCTGCGTGTCCGTCCACTTCAGATGCGTCGACGAAAAG AGTTGGGGTGCGCTGGCGGAGACAGTGAAGGGGGTGCTGCGGGGCTACCCTCGGCTGCGGCTGTCGCAGGGGAGGATGGTGTTGGAGGTGCGGCCCACCATCAAGTGGGACAAGGGCAAGGCCCTGGAGTTCCTGCTGGACTCGCTGGGCTTCGCCGACTGCGCCGACGTGCTCCCCGTCTACATCGGCGACGACCGCACCGACGAGGACGCCTTCAAGGTGCTGCGCCGGAGGGGCCAGGGCGTCGGGATCCTCGTGTCCAAGCACGCCAAGGACACCAGCGCCTCCTACTCCCTGCAGGAGCCCGCCGAGGTCATGGAGTTCCTCCTGCGCCTCGTCGAGTGGAATCGCCTCCTCTCCCGGCGCGCCCGATTGGCGCTACCACCGGCTGGAGTACCTGGACGCCGAAATTAA
- the LOC100829028 gene encoding uncharacterized protein LOC100829028 → MHDCNLCVFRAFLSSSIANLMASREGGGGGAHASRPPLRVGRTKEYRMGRDTQLLAAEGAPVNLFVLCGDRFEGTQLFRSGSLSVHMVRVEGHPVSMASCTVGDHQWMLARDALVARLDARVFVFELPGFFYAVVVPPDSGGAGDRKCATLAEIFSRFSAYQDLSNAEGAEQAGEQNQHANPWVRAHARMQSLGRSPTPQPNGPSSPAAISSERQLERAVRTSAVVKLLNRSLLAGVLHPARHLTITLGANANSGAINAGATRGAGPNAFAAALPSKSVVCALLEAIETSRAPANAPRFRRGGNGPGWWSLNVEGVMLLLRVVQAIRGRRLPAVAATLGVGAKRPRDEGNNGSGGAGHDGLKGGSGGGAPFGGARRCGGKQRKLGNTLGACGSS, encoded by the exons ATGCATGATTGTAACCTCTGCGTGTTTCGAGCATTTCTGTCGAGCAGCATTGCCA ACCTAATGGCGTCtcgggaaggaggagggggaggagcgcACGCCAGCCGACCGCCGCTGAGGGTGGGGCGCACGAAGGAGTACCGCATGGGCAGGGACACGCAGCTGCTGGCGGCCGAGGGCGCGCCGGTGAACCTCTTCGTGCTGTGCGGCGACCGGTTCGAAGGCACGCAGCTGTTCCGCTCGGGCTCCCTGTCGGTGCACATGGTCCGCGTCGAGGGCCACCCGGTGTCCATGGCGTCCTGCACCGTCGGCGACCACCAGTGGATGCTCGCCAGGGACGCGCTCGTGGCGCGCCTCGACGCCCGCGTCTTCGTCTTCGAGCTGCCGGGCTTCTTCTACGCCGTCGTCGTGCCGCCCGAcagcggcggggccggcgacaGGAAGTGCGCTACGCTCGCCGAGATCTTCTCCCGGTTCTCCGCCTACCAGGATCTCTCCAATGCAGAAG GTGCAGAGCAAGCCGGCGAGCAGAACCAGCATGCCAACCCATGGGTCCGAGCCCACGCTAGGATGCAGAGCCTCGGGAGGTCCCCCACGCCGCAGCCCAACGGTccttcctcgccggccgccatcAGCAGCGAGAGGCAGCTGGAGCGCGCCGTGCGCACGTCGGCCGTCGTCAAGCTGCTCAACCGCTCCCTCCTCGCGGGCGTGCTCCATCCCGCGAGGCACCTCACAATCACCCTCGGCGCCAACGCCAACTCGGGCGCAATTAACGCCGGGGCCACAAGGGGGGCAGGACCCAACGcgttcgcggcggcgctgccgagCAAGTCCGTCGTGTGCGCCCTCCTCGAGGCCATCGAGACGAGCCGTGCGCCGGCCAACGCACCGCGcttccgccgcggcggcaacGGGCCGGGGTGGTGGAGCCTCAACGTGGAAGGCgtgatgctgctgctcagAGTCGTCCAGGCGATCCGGGGCAGGAGGCTGCCGGCTGTGGCGGCGACGCTCGGAGTGGGAGCGAAGAGACCGCGTGACGAGGGGAATAACGGATCTGGCGGCGCCGGGCACGACGGCCTGaaaggcggcagcggcggcggagctccgtTTGGCGGGGCACGGCGGTGCGGCGGGAAGCAGAGGAAGCTGGGGAACACTCTGGGTGCCTGTGGAAGCTCTTGA